From a region of the Methanobrevibacter sp. V74 genome:
- a CDS encoding transposase, producing MDFISFSDALRKYLKIKKAPDYSTIQKFFKRMPTNMFERITEQIIQHLEIKPTTLALDGTGFTNDYTDKYYAQIRGKKRKSYTKCHIAIEVDTRIILYSQALKGPKHDTKFEIASIRSLKKYNIKYIIADKAYDDNKIRECINEEIKASDQIPLKSNFKHGWYIRLSIKTFDKKIYSGRNNVESVFSVIKRKFSGTNKSKKTRQQNKETRLKTAVYNIDRVVKILN from the coding sequence ATGGATTTTATATCCTTTTCAGACGCATTAAGAAAATATCTCAAGATTAAAAAGGCTCCAGATTACTCAACAATACAGAAATTCTTTAAAAGAATGCCAACAAACATGTTTGAAAGAATAACAGAACAAATAATTCAACATTTAGAAATTAAACCCACAACACTTGCTCTTGATGGTACAGGATTCACCAATGACTACACAGACAAATATTATGCACAAATAAGGGGCAAAAAACGAAAAAGCTACACAAAATGCCATATTGCAATTGAAGTAGATACAAGAATAATCCTTTACTCACAAGCACTAAAAGGCCCAAAACACGATACAAAATTCGAAATAGCATCAATAAGAAGCTTAAAAAAATATAATATCAAATACATAATAGCAGACAAAGCTTACGATGACAACAAAATAAGAGAATGCATAAACGAAGAAATAAAAGCATCAGACCAAATACCACTCAAATCCAACTTCAAACACGGATGGTACATAAGACTAAGCATAAAAACCTTCGATAAAAAAATATATTCAGGAAGAAACAACGTAGAAAGCGTATTCAGCGTAATTAAAAGAAAATTCTCAGGAACAAACAAAAGCAAAAAAACAAGACAACAAAACAAAGAAACAAGACTCAAAACAGCAGTTTACAACATCGACAGAGTAGTGAAAATTTTAAATTAG